In a genomic window of Chryseobacterium sp. G0162:
- the recA gene encoding recombinase RecA yields the protein MSNIDDKKKALALVLDKLDKTYGKGTVMTLGDDSIDNTIEVIPSGSLGLDIALGIGGYPKGRIIEIYGPESSGKTTLTLHAIAEAQKAGGIAAFIDAEHAFDRTYAAKLGIDLENLIISQPDNGEQALEIADNLIRSGAIDIVVIDSVAALTPKAEIEGEMGDSKMGLHARLMSQALRKLTATISRTKCTVIFINQLREKIGVMFGNPETTTGGNALKFYASVRIDIRKASAPIKQGDEAIGSRVKVKIVKNKVAPPFKQAEFDIMYGEGVSKVGEILDTAVDMGIVKKSGSWFSYEESKLGQGRDAVKDVLKDNPELAEELENKIKEELKNK from the coding sequence ATGAGTAACATTGATGATAAGAAAAAAGCACTCGCATTGGTGCTTGACAAGCTAGATAAAACATACGGAAAGGGAACGGTAATGACTTTAGGTGATGATTCTATAGACAATACCATAGAAGTAATTCCTTCCGGATCTTTAGGATTAGATATCGCATTAGGTATAGGAGGATATCCAAAAGGAAGAATCATTGAAATATATGGACCTGAATCTTCAGGTAAAACAACATTAACACTTCACGCTATTGCTGAAGCTCAAAAAGCTGGTGGTATTGCCGCATTTATTGATGCTGAGCACGCCTTCGACAGAACTTATGCTGCGAAATTAGGAATTGATTTAGAAAACCTTATCATTTCTCAGCCAGATAACGGAGAACAGGCTTTAGAAATTGCTGATAATCTGATCCGTTCAGGAGCAATTGATATTGTTGTTATTGACTCTGTTGCAGCGCTTACTCCAAAAGCGGAGATTGAAGGGGAAATGGGAGATTCTAAAATGGGTCTTCATGCAAGATTGATGTCTCAGGCATTAAGAAAATTAACGGCTACCATTTCAAGAACGAAGTGTACTGTAATTTTCATCAACCAGTTAAGAGAAAAAATCGGTGTAATGTTCGGTAACCCTGAAACAACTACCGGTGGTAATGCTCTTAAATTCTATGCTTCTGTAAGAATTGACATCAGAAAAGCAAGTGCACCAATCAAGCAAGGTGATGAAGCCATCGGAAGCCGTGTGAAAGTTAAGATTGTGAAAAACAAAGTTGCTCCACCTTTCAAACAGGCAGAATTCGACATTATGTATGGAGAAGGAGTTTCTAAAGTAGGAGAAATTCTTGATACAGCGGTTGATATGGGAATTGTGAAGAAAAGCGGTTCTTGGTTCAGCTACGAAGAGTCTAAATTAGGCCAAGGGCGTGATGCTGTAAAAGATGTTTTAAAAGATAATCCTGAACTTGCCGAGGAATTGG
- a CDS encoding DUF3329 domain-containing protein, with protein MDRKLKLFLIKSFAVLAVIHLAYFIYGYVKFEGLKGIYIYTEFYRFKFYDDVSISHVFISGLFLFFFVIFLLRNHSQKKYDLSKKLGIGIVLLLISFLSLTFFISYSFGLNAKLRTELPEKDLNKDKTLLNVLQPFLYNYTSYSSEKLFNAENILYPKPYPVIEQRDTLYYYPDNKDYYSIESTYYSIDTLTVLSTDHKKISDKARSVLDILGLDTSEMEKRIISKKNIGDSTQIIFKGTVVHPDYDDKMCIFLKNNILFSPLHNIPEQKQKYQNATKRYNLLYKYSQDSLLASFQKLDVLLKKYNIETKIVPKDLTKDVFYYRDHQQEPLNAIRNTYERGQLKEKFAILDRLFYKPNYLHPSIVGFFISAVFGVWFILFLLYLIWNFRNRKLSSDSVKEDEQM; from the coding sequence ATGGACAGAAAATTAAAATTATTCCTGATTAAATCTTTTGCTGTATTAGCTGTCATCCACCTGGCTTACTTTATTTACGGATATGTAAAATTTGAGGGCCTTAAGGGAATTTATATTTATACAGAATTTTACAGGTTCAAATTTTATGATGACGTTTCCATTTCTCACGTTTTCATATCAGGTCTTTTTCTGTTTTTCTTTGTTATTTTTCTCCTTAGGAATCATTCCCAAAAGAAATATGATCTATCAAAAAAATTGGGAATAGGTATTGTGCTTTTATTGATATCCTTTTTGTCCCTGACTTTTTTCATCAGTTACAGTTTCGGATTAAATGCAAAACTTCGAACTGAATTGCCTGAAAAGGACCTTAATAAAGATAAAACGCTGCTGAATGTCTTACAGCCTTTTCTATATAACTATACTTCCTACAGTTCAGAGAAACTGTTTAACGCCGAAAATATTTTATATCCCAAACCTTATCCTGTGATAGAACAGAGAGATACCCTGTATTATTATCCGGACAATAAGGATTATTATTCAATAGAATCAACTTATTACAGTATTGATACATTAACTGTGCTAAGTACCGATCACAAAAAAATAAGCGATAAAGCAAGATCAGTACTCGACATTCTTGGACTTGATACCAGTGAGATGGAAAAAAGGATTATTTCTAAAAAGAATATAGGGGATAGTACTCAAATTATATTTAAAGGAACAGTAGTACATCCCGATTACGATGATAAAATGTGTATTTTTCTTAAAAATAATATTTTGTTCTCTCCATTGCATAACATTCCTGAACAGAAACAAAAGTATCAAAATGCGACAAAAAGATACAATTTGCTTTACAAATATAGCCAGGATTCACTGCTTGCCTCATTTCAGAAACTGGATGTCCTTTTAAAAAAATATAATATAGAAACGAAGATCGTTCCGAAAGATCTGACTAAAGATGTTTTTTATTACAGAGATCATCAGCAGGAACCTCTTAATGCAATACGAAATACTTACGAAAGAGGCCAGTTAAAAGAAAAATTTGCAATCCTTGATCGTCTGTTTTACAAACCGAACTATCTACACCCTTCTATTGTGGGATTTTTCATTAGTGCAGTCTTTGGTGTCTGGTTTATTTTGTTTTTATTGTACCTGATCTGGAATTTCAGAAACAGAAAACTTTCTTCGGATAGTGTTAAGGAAGATGAACAAATGTAA
- a CDS encoding oxygenase MpaB family protein gives MIQPRFKDAPHFRNFWEKGNGKQLIEFSGAEVSFKNFEKYAPFFYHVDETGDDVVKEVYFTKKFHEASKEIEGYIRNGISEHDPVPESVKKLFAQTQSIPDWLDYNLLKSGAELCMRSNLDSLISLRDYCLIGGYDYAYLNKPLIVTEALKKGAVKRLSETLDFWVNVTRYHALEIHAKGYEFAIKTRLIHSYARLSIKKHYKAWDTENWGEPINSWDMMATYIGFSLVFLHSLQKLGNTFSIEEEQGIFHLWKYVGYLLGIPEQLLPDDKKQATEYFHLWTSVQPPSDKDSVLLAHSLLDESLENPILKFEFQRKNLRYLHVCCTWFLLDDEVCKRLQIPEVSNRMLFPKSKILFNRIYDRLVSRDSRIKRGNKDQMKVLKDYLNITKNSNFH, from the coding sequence ATGATACAACCGCGGTTTAAAGATGCTCCACATTTTAGAAATTTTTGGGAAAAAGGTAATGGAAAACAGCTTATTGAGTTTTCCGGTGCTGAAGTAAGCTTTAAAAATTTTGAAAAATACGCTCCTTTCTTTTATCATGTAGATGAAACCGGAGATGATGTGGTAAAAGAGGTTTATTTTACTAAAAAGTTCCACGAAGCATCCAAAGAAATTGAAGGGTATATCCGAAATGGAATTTCTGAACATGATCCTGTGCCCGAAAGTGTAAAAAAATTGTTCGCTCAAACCCAAAGTATTCCAGATTGGCTGGATTATAACTTACTAAAAAGCGGTGCTGAGCTCTGCATGCGCAGCAACCTCGATTCATTGATTTCTTTAAGAGACTATTGCCTGATAGGAGGCTATGATTACGCTTACCTCAACAAACCGCTTATTGTTACAGAAGCATTAAAAAAAGGAGCGGTAAAACGTCTTTCTGAAACCTTAGATTTCTGGGTGAACGTTACCCGTTATCATGCATTGGAAATTCACGCCAAAGGCTATGAATTTGCTATCAAAACCCGCTTGATCCATTCCTATGCCAGACTTTCTATCAAAAAACATTATAAAGCATGGGATACTGAAAACTGGGGTGAACCCATCAATTCCTGGGATATGATGGCAACCTATATTGGTTTCAGTTTAGTTTTTCTTCACAGTCTTCAAAAATTAGGAAATACATTTTCCATTGAAGAAGAGCAGGGCATTTTTCACCTGTGGAAATATGTAGGATATCTTCTTGGAATCCCGGAGCAGCTTCTTCCTGATGATAAAAAACAGGCTACAGAATATTTTCATTTATGGACTTCCGTGCAGCCACCGTCAGATAAAGATTCTGTTCTCTTGGCTCATTCTCTATTAGATGAATCGTTGGAAAATCCGATTTTAAAATTTGAATTCCAAAGAAAAAATCTGAGATACCTTCACGTCTGTTGCACCTGGTTTCTGCTGGATGATGAAGTCTGCAAAAGACTACAAATCCCTGAAGTTTCCAACAGAATGTTGTTTCCAAAATCAAAAATACTTTTCAACAGAATTTATGATCGTCTTGTGAGCAGAGATTCAAGGATAAAAAGAGGAAATAAAGATCAGATGAAGGTATTGAAAGATTATCTGAACATTACTAAGAACTCAAATTTTCATTAA
- a CDS encoding response regulator transcription factor: MKTSTMDKKFIPQAKKPHLLTRVWNNYPELFHNESTMMTIPSIERLIGEVFAPGRFYHYIINFADSTIYNHHEDILKIHGLSKYPIHLKEIIDLIHPDDLEFVMEAERMCMAKMIEINASDRLSELKFSYCFRMKTFKGNYELFHHQSLHAYRDESGRILQAINIHTNIEHITHQNSYTVLISGINGSEDFHQMQWQKNDKITEPLLVNFTKREVEIITYIAQGYSAGKISERLNISEETVRTHRKNILRKANCKNCSELIKMAFEWGYL; encoded by the coding sequence ATGAAAACATCAACCATGGATAAAAAATTTATACCCCAGGCTAAAAAGCCACATCTTCTGACAAGGGTCTGGAACAATTATCCGGAGCTCTTTCATAACGAAAGCACAATGATGACGATCCCTTCCATTGAACGTCTTATCGGAGAAGTCTTTGCTCCCGGAAGATTTTATCATTACATCATCAACTTTGCAGACAGCACGATCTACAACCACCATGAAGACATTCTGAAAATACATGGATTGAGTAAATATCCCATACATCTTAAGGAAATCATAGATCTCATCCACCCTGATGATCTGGAGTTTGTCATGGAAGCTGAAAGAATGTGCATGGCGAAAATGATAGAAATAAATGCTTCCGACCGACTTTCAGAACTGAAATTCAGCTATTGCTTTCGGATGAAGACCTTCAAAGGAAATTACGAACTTTTCCATCATCAGTCTTTACATGCTTATAGGGATGAAAGTGGCAGAATTTTGCAGGCTATTAATATCCATACCAATATTGAGCATATCACCCATCAGAATTCTTACACCGTTTTAATCTCCGGCATCAACGGCAGTGAAGATTTTCATCAAATGCAATGGCAAAAAAATGATAAAATAACCGAACCTCTCCTTGTCAACTTTACCAAAAGAGAGGTTGAAATTATTACCTATATCGCACAAGGCTATTCTGCCGGAAAAATCTCTGAACGATTGAATATTTCCGAAGAAACTGTAAGAACCCACCGAAAAAATATTTTAAGGAAAGCAAATTGCAAAAACTGTTCTGAGCTCATTAAAATGGCCTTTGAATGGGGATATTTATAG
- the gap gene encoding type I glyceraldehyde-3-phosphate dehydrogenase, with protein sequence MSTIKVGINGFGRIGRLVFRAMTERDNIEVVGINDLINAEYMAYMLKYDSVHGIFPGEVSVEGNDLVVNGKKIRVTAEKDPNNLKWDEIGADYIVESTGLFLSKDSAQAHINAGAKKVILSAPSKDDTPMFVMGVNHKELTDDIKILSNASCTTNCLAPLAKVIHDKFGIVEGLMTTVHATTATQKTVDGPSMKDWRGGRAALNNIIPSSTGAAKAVGKVIPSLNGKLTGMSFRVPTVDVSVVDLTVRLEKATSYDEICAAIKEASEGELKGILGYTEDAVVSQDFVGDKRTSIFDKDAGIMLSPNFVKLVSWYDNEMGYSNKLVDMLVHAASL encoded by the coding sequence ATGTCAACAATTAAAGTAGGTATCAACGGTTTTGGTAGAATTGGACGTCTTGTTTTCAGAGCAATGACTGAAAGAGACAACATTGAAGTTGTAGGAATCAATGACCTAATCAATGCAGAATACATGGCTTACATGTTAAAATATGACTCTGTACACGGTATTTTCCCAGGTGAAGTTTCTGTAGAAGGAAATGATCTTGTAGTAAACGGAAAAAAAATCAGAGTAACTGCTGAGAAAGATCCTAACAACCTTAAGTGGGACGAAATTGGTGCTGATTATATCGTAGAATCTACAGGTCTTTTCTTGTCTAAAGATTCTGCTCAGGCTCACATCAACGCTGGTGCTAAGAAAGTAATCCTTTCTGCTCCTTCTAAAGATGATACTCCAATGTTCGTAATGGGAGTAAACCACAAGGAACTTACTGATGATATCAAAATTTTATCAAACGCTTCTTGTACTACCAACTGTTTAGCTCCTTTAGCTAAAGTAATCCACGATAAATTTGGAATCGTAGAAGGTTTAATGACCACTGTACATGCTACAACTGCTACTCAAAAAACTGTTGACGGTCCTTCAATGAAAGACTGGAGAGGTGGTAGAGCGGCTCTAAACAACATTATCCCTTCTTCTACAGGTGCTGCTAAAGCAGTAGGAAAAGTAATTCCTTCATTAAACGGAAAATTAACAGGTATGTCTTTCAGAGTACCAACTGTTGATGTTTCTGTAGTTGACCTTACAGTAAGATTAGAAAAAGCGACTTCTTACGATGAGATCTGTGCTGCAATTAAAGAAGCTTCTGAAGGTGAATTGAAAGGTATCCTAGGATATACTGAAGATGCAGTAGTATCTCAGGACTTCGTAGGAGATAAGAGAACTTCTATCTTCGACAAAGATGCTGGTATCATGCTTTCTCCTAACTTCGTGAAACTTGTTTCTTGGTATGACAACGAAATGGGTTACTCTAACAAGTTAGTAGATATGCTTGTACACGCTGCTTCTTTATAA
- the pfkA gene encoding 6-phosphofructokinase has translation MKESAVKKIAVLTSGGDSPGMNAALRAVVRTANYYNIECYGVREGYNGLICNDFLKMGARSVKNIINQGGTILKSARSAEFRTKEGRQTAYDNCVKLGIDGLVCIGGDGTFTGAKIFSEEFGIRVIGIPGTIDNDIFGTDNTIGYDTALNTAMDAIDKIRDTATSHNRVFFVEVMGRDAGFIALNSGLATGALDILIPEKKDSTDDLFEKFRKAGKTGKASSIVVVAEGEKLANVYELAEKTKQIFPDYDIRVAVLGHMQRGGSPSCADRVLASRLGYGAVVGLMDGQTNVMAGMRSNDVVYTPIEEAIKKHNEINKDLMLISEILAI, from the coding sequence ATGAAAGAGAGTGCTGTAAAAAAGATTGCAGTTCTTACTTCAGGAGGAGACTCTCCAGGTATGAATGCAGCATTAAGAGCGGTAGTAAGAACCGCCAATTACTATAATATTGAATGCTATGGAGTAAGGGAAGGCTACAATGGCCTTATCTGCAATGATTTCCTAAAAATGGGAGCCCGTTCCGTAAAAAATATAATCAACCAGGGTGGAACGATTCTAAAGTCTGCCAGATCCGCTGAATTCAGAACCAAAGAAGGCCGTCAGACGGCTTATGATAACTGCGTAAAGCTAGGTATCGATGGTTTGGTGTGTATTGGTGGGGACGGAACTTTTACAGGTGCCAAGATCTTCAGTGAAGAATTTGGGATCAGAGTAATTGGTATTCCGGGAACGATCGATAATGATATCTTCGGAACAGATAATACCATCGGATATGATACTGCGTTGAATACCGCCATGGACGCGATTGACAAAATCCGTGATACGGCCACTTCTCACAATAGAGTTTTCTTTGTAGAAGTGATGGGTCGGGACGCAGGATTTATCGCTTTAAACAGTGGATTAGCAACAGGAGCTTTGGATATTTTAATTCCTGAGAAGAAAGACAGCACAGATGATCTTTTTGAGAAATTCAGAAAAGCTGGAAAAACAGGAAAGGCATCCAGCATTGTTGTAGTAGCAGAAGGAGAAAAACTAGCCAACGTTTATGAACTAGCAGAAAAGACAAAGCAAATATTCCCTGATTATGACATTCGTGTAGCGGTGTTGGGGCATATGCAAAGAGGAGGATCTCCTAGTTGTGCAGACAGAGTGCTTGCCAGCAGACTTGGATATGGTGCAGTAGTAGGATTAATGGATGGTCAAACGAATGTAATGGCTGGAATGCGTTCCAACGATGTGGTGTATACACCTATCGAGGAAGCTATTAAAAAACATAACGAAATCAATAAAGATTTAATGTTGATTTCAGAAATCTTAGCAATCTAA
- a CDS encoding DUF4846 domain-containing protein, with protein MKKITLSLIIILLAISCGKEKSGDRLLEEPDKDEHLITENAVKINKDKNTIKERFSSPKDYEWIEENPDSFGYFIENFKLKPYGSQILRYDNSPISTQHLHEAVFDIDTGNKDLQQCADAVIRLRAEYLYKIKKTDDIKFHFTSGHLLSWNDYKNGTRAFVNGNSVSFRKTAGFDDSYQGFRNYLDLIFNYAGTISLNKETQPVTKSSDLKTGDILITPGSPGHVVFIAGVCKNKEGKKLFLLGEGFTPAQSIHLLSNPFQKNISPWYDLDVNAPETKTARYIFKPTNFRSF; from the coding sequence ATGAAGAAAATCACATTGAGTCTTATCATTATCTTACTGGCCATAAGCTGTGGCAAAGAAAAATCCGGTGACAGACTTTTAGAAGAACCGGATAAGGATGAACATCTCATCACAGAGAATGCTGTAAAAATCAATAAAGATAAAAATACGATCAAGGAAAGATTCTCTTCTCCGAAAGATTATGAATGGATAGAGGAAAATCCGGATTCCTTCGGCTATTTCATTGAAAATTTTAAACTGAAACCTTATGGAAGCCAGATTTTGAGATATGACAACTCGCCTATTTCCACACAACATCTTCATGAAGCCGTTTTTGATATTGATACGGGAAATAAAGATCTTCAGCAATGTGCAGATGCAGTGATTCGTCTGAGAGCTGAATATTTATACAAAATAAAAAAGACGGATGATATTAAATTTCATTTTACCAGTGGACATCTCCTTAGCTGGAATGATTATAAAAATGGAACAAGAGCTTTTGTGAATGGGAATTCCGTAAGCTTTAGAAAAACGGCTGGTTTTGATGATTCTTATCAGGGTTTCCGGAATTATCTGGACCTCATCTTTAATTACGCAGGAACAATTTCTCTTAATAAGGAAACTCAACCGGTGACCAAAAGCTCAGATTTAAAAACCGGAGACATTCTGATCACCCCTGGAAGTCCGGGCCATGTAGTTTTTATTGCCGGAGTTTGTAAAAATAAAGAAGGAAAAAAATTATTTTTACTGGGAGAAGGGTTCACTCCTGCTCAATCTATACACCTGTTATCCAATCCTTTTCAGAAAAATATTTCGCCGTGGTATGATCTTGATGTGAATGCTCCTGAGACCAAAACAGCGCGATATATTTTCAAACCAACAAATTTCAGAAGTTTTTAA
- a CDS encoding winged helix-turn-helix transcriptional regulator has protein sequence MEIKGRAEENKICPLEVAVNTISGKWKIPIVWQINEGKKRPSEFLRGIAKVDRRVLNQQLTEMVDDGILTKQSFNELPPRVEYTLTELGKKLVTILWQLNDWGKLLIPEEENADDYLLEHSKTQKYSE, from the coding sequence ATGGAAATAAAGGGAAGAGCTGAAGAAAATAAAATTTGTCCGTTGGAAGTTGCCGTCAATACCATCAGTGGAAAATGGAAAATTCCAATTGTTTGGCAAATTAATGAAGGAAAAAAACGTCCAAGTGAATTTTTGCGTGGAATCGCAAAAGTAGATCGCAGAGTTCTTAACCAACAGCTTACAGAAATGGTTGACGATGGTATTTTGACAAAACAGTCTTTTAATGAGCTTCCCCCTAGAGTTGAATATACCCTGACTGAGCTCGGTAAAAAACTGGTAACGATTCTTTGGCAGCTGAATGATTGGGGAAAACTGTTGATCCCTGAAGAGGAAAATGCAGATGATTATCTATTGGAACACTCAAAGACGCAAAAGTATTCTGAATAA
- a CDS encoding peroxiredoxin-like family protein — protein sequence MSTLAKQIEQLNQQLSSQLPQEVLETFGKSIQDLKTRKIEENSIQIGDQMPAFLLSNALGKIISSKEFLNKGKIILAFYRGSWCPYCNLELKFLQDNLSRIKEKGAALIAISPQNPDHSLSMVQKNDLEFEVLTDTDNHFAKQLGITFKLQDFVLPYYHKLGINLSDFNKNNGNVLPVPAVLVVDENRVVTYKFLDVNYTNRVDVEELIKVL from the coding sequence ATGAGTACACTGGCAAAACAGATCGAACAGTTGAATCAGCAATTATCTTCGCAGCTTCCACAGGAGGTATTGGAAACATTTGGAAAATCTATTCAGGATTTAAAAACAAGGAAGATTGAAGAAAATAGTATTCAGATAGGAGATCAGATGCCAGCATTTCTATTGTCCAATGCTTTGGGGAAAATAATAAGTTCCAAAGAATTTCTTAACAAGGGGAAAATAATTTTGGCTTTTTACAGAGGGAGCTGGTGTCCTTATTGTAATCTGGAATTAAAATTTTTACAGGACAATCTTTCCAGAATAAAAGAAAAAGGAGCTGCTTTAATTGCTATTTCTCCACAAAATCCAGATCATTCTCTAAGTATGGTTCAGAAAAATGACCTTGAGTTTGAAGTATTAACAGATACTGATAATCATTTTGCTAAACAATTAGGTATAACTTTTAAATTGCAGGATTTTGTACTTCCTTATTATCATAAACTTGGAATTAATCTTTCTGATTTCAATAAAAATAATGGTAATGTTTTACCGGTTCCTGCTGTTTTGGTTGTGGATGAAAATAGAGTCGTCACATATAAATTTTTAGATGTAAATTACACGAATAGAGTAGATGTGGAAGAGTTAATAAAAGTATTATGA
- a CDS encoding DNA alkylation repair protein encodes MTEKRKGARSIKDIPADILIQLNRGEIETANLTEWLAVDQRLLLENLLIQNNRSEYFQPILKNVDQLKKQTVNTINEAIGLGILDLALKNKDEEFLTKLSTHQSDLVRCWAAYTIGRNNGLNTVEKIKKIQSFAADSHFGVREICWMTVRPDISKNLKECIAILSEWTKHDNENIRRFASESTRPRGVWCEHIEALKQNPGLGLEILEPLRSDSSRYVQDSVGNWLNDASKSQPEFVVEICDEWLRESNTKETQYIVKKALRTICK; translated from the coding sequence ATGACAGAAAAAAGAAAAGGAGCCCGTTCTATAAAAGATATTCCTGCTGATATTTTAATACAATTGAACAGAGGTGAAATTGAAACAGCTAATCTTACAGAATGGCTGGCCGTTGATCAAAGACTGTTGCTGGAAAATCTATTAATACAGAATAATCGGTCAGAATATTTCCAGCCTATCCTCAAAAATGTAGACCAATTGAAAAAACAAACGGTCAACACCATCAATGAAGCAATTGGATTAGGAATTCTTGATCTTGCACTTAAAAACAAAGATGAAGAATTTCTGACGAAGTTATCTACCCATCAGTCTGATCTGGTTCGTTGTTGGGCAGCTTATACTATTGGAAGAAATAATGGTCTTAATACAGTAGAAAAAATTAAAAAGATTCAGTCTTTTGCTGCAGACTCTCATTTTGGGGTAAGAGAAATTTGTTGGATGACCGTACGTCCGGATATTTCGAAAAATCTTAAAGAATGTATAGCTATTTTATCAGAATGGACGAAGCACGACAATGAAAATATCAGACGTTTTGCGAGTGAATCAACAAGACCGAGAGGAGTATGGTGTGAGCATATTGAAGCATTAAAACAAAATCCAGGACTAGGGCTGGAAATTTTAGAGCCATTAAGATCAGACTCATCAAGATATGTACAGGATAGTGTCGGCAATTGGCTGAATGATGCCAGTAAATCCCAGCCGGAATTTGTAGTGGAAATCTGTGATGAATGGCTACGGGAAAGTAATACAAAGGAAACTCAATATATTGTCAAGAAAGCCTTGCGTACCATTTGTAAGTAA
- a CDS encoding TIGR03915 family putative DNA repair protein, with protein sequence MITTLLYDGSFDGLFTAIFEVFEYRYQDVEIVCREKFHQENIFAEIHETVTQSEKSERVLNKLEQSIGKKGIHQLLKVYLSENTESEKVILSAVRQSIKYPEKNILENYADADIMKISKICKSVDRESHRMTAFVRFEKMQDDLFFSKIDPDFNVLPLIRKHFSDRYQDQKWMIYDLRRNYGILYNLETSDFFYPDEKLEIKNYQEKFHNEEKNYQTLWQRYFTKTNIVERKNIKLHVQHVPKRYWKYLTEKW encoded by the coding sequence ATGATAACAACCCTGCTCTATGATGGAAGTTTTGATGGTCTTTTCACTGCGATATTTGAAGTATTTGAATATCGTTATCAGGATGTGGAAATTGTCTGTAGAGAAAAATTCCATCAGGAAAATATTTTTGCTGAAATCCATGAAACCGTTACACAATCCGAAAAATCGGAAAGAGTTTTAAATAAACTGGAACAAAGTATTGGAAAAAAGGGTATTCATCAGCTTCTGAAAGTTTATTTATCTGAAAATACTGAATCCGAGAAAGTAATATTATCAGCAGTAAGACAATCTATAAAGTATCCTGAAAAAAACATTCTGGAAAATTATGCCGATGCTGACATCATGAAAATCTCCAAAATTTGTAAATCCGTAGACAGGGAAAGTCACCGAATGACTGCTTTTGTCCGTTTCGAGAAAATGCAGGATGATCTATTCTTTTCAAAAATAGATCCTGACTTCAATGTACTCCCTTTAATAAGAAAGCACTTTAGTGACCGCTACCAGGATCAGAAATGGATGATTTATGATTTACGAAGAAATTATGGAATTCTTTATAACCTGGAAACCTCTGATTTCTTTTATCCCGATGAAAAACTGGAGATTAAAAATTATCAGGAGAAGTTTCATAATGAGGAAAAGAATTATCAAACGCTTTGGCAACGGTATTTTACCAAAACCAATATTGTTGAAAGAAAAAATATTAAACTGCATGTACAACATGTCCCCAAAAGGTATTGGAAGTATTTAACTGAAAAGTGGTGA